The Crassostrea angulata isolate pt1a10 chromosome 1, ASM2561291v2, whole genome shotgun sequence nucleotide sequence CTCGAACAGTAAAAAAAGAATGCGAATTATTAGTTGCATTTTATACAAAAGTCTAAATTGCCGAGAGTTTTAAACCTTAATCCAAATTGATGtcattgaaatgaaaaacatttataaaaacctggtatgtaaataataaatatgtataaccATACACTTCTTTAActgcataaaaaaagttatttgtccaaaaaattatttatcatttcttaCAGTGTTACAGGAAATCACTATGGATATCATGAGCATCGCAGATCAATTGTTTTCCTATTTATTAGAAAGCAGAACGATGCGTGCTCTTTATTTGTCATTGATGACAGAATCAAcctcaatataatattttagacAGCCAAAGATATGATATTTCAACTCGTGTGTATAGATATAATCACCTATGTATGTCATATAATAACTAGATCAGGGTCCCTTATCTTAGGGGTTGACCTGAAGACAATATGGACGGTATCAGTAGGTGACCATTGCATATTCAtgcatttgttttcatttcttttaagcAACATAACTTTTAAATACACTTTACAAAGCAAAGGCTACTAGTATTTTGCAACAAAATATGTCTGTTTATTTATCACTCTGCAGGTTTGTTAGTTTTGATTGGCACGCTATCAGGGACCGTACTTGCCGACACAGGTTGTAAAATTCTATCTGATTTAccatacctacatgtaataaaaacagaaatatattcTTAATTGTAAGTTATATTCTTTCAATCATTTCTGTACCCTTTTATTTGTAGATCCCATTCTACACTGTCGGTCGTGTAAACATGTCGCGGACGGAGCAACTCCCTGTGTTTATGTTACAGAGTGTACTAGTGAGGTCAGgggctttcttttttttcttttcttttttttttttttttgctttttttcagAGGGTGGGATTTTTTTGCGAAGAAGAATATTAAACACTAAAGCACACATAAACGctatgtttcattttatttatcagtACTGAAATATCCTTTTAATTTGCACGACTTTGTTTCTTAAACTATGTTAAAACTTAGGTTGTATTTTTAActcaatgatttttaaaaaaaaaaaatccacatagCATATCTACTTagcatgtattcttttttatctttctctctctaaatacatgaaattcttttttatatttacagtgtTACGTTTCCTCATCAACCCCTACCTCTGGTGTTGTTACAAAAGACTATGGATGTGCTCCAGTACGTActgataaaacataattttttatactttcaaTAAGACAATATTGACGATAGTATGTCATTTCAGCATTTTTAACCTTATTATGAGACAAATTGTCCATAAATTAAGAGTTGAATGTTGATTTTCTGTCTATTGTTGACGTTTGACTATGACTTGTACCATAAATAAACCAACTGAAGTTTCAATGATTACATTTAAGTTGTGcgggttttgtttttgttttgttttgtttttttttttttttttttttgttttttttttacaatctgaCAATGTGTTCTTGATAGAGTATAACAGATACACGTGACAATTTTGTCATGTTTAACATGCAAAATTAAACTTCTATAATGTTTTACACTCTATCTGACAGAGACAAACATGCTTGGCACCGGGTACCCCGATAGGTCGACGACAAGCCAAACAGGCATTAAAGACCACCTTCTGCAAGCATGAGATGTGTAACACAGGTaatacacaatttcttttatctaaGATTATTAAAGTAGAAAATATAAAGGTGTAATACATTTAACTATATGGTCTAAAACCCTATCTCAGTGACCATTAATTTAACAATTCTCTGATTTGCTTGCAAACGGTTAAGTATATTACAACTTTTTTGAGAGCGAGGAATAATCTAGTATAGAAATGTTGTTATTGctgtaaattttaaacaaacgaataaacaaacatatgaacaatctgttttaaaagattaaaagttATTGAATCAAAGCACGGCATTACGGGTACCACTGTAGAGTTCTTTTTAATCAAATCATAGTCCATTTGAGAAGAACTATAATGCAATTGAATGCCAAAATCAATAGTAGTATTTAAAAAGTAGTTTTTCTCAAAAGTAATatacacataaaataaaaatcctttggtacatttacatgcatataacaACATGTATCAAACCTTGACCAATATTATATCAGCCGTTTGGTCGGTATGTCGGTCTTGGACTGATACATTCAAATTAATACTGCTATAGAAAAAAGGAACCGAATGATTTATATACATTCCCCTGCTTCAGACGTCAGTCGCTTCCAGGAGCCGGCCACTGAGCCTTGCGTTGATGCTTCACCCTCAGAGTGCCACGATCCTACCCACCTAGCCACAATGTGTAGTGACTGCGAGTACGCTCAATACTGCAGGAAGTCGTGTGGGTTGTGTCAGGGTAAATATAATCTATACCATACCCAGGATACttgctttttgaaattttagtataaatttaTGTTACTTAGTAAAAGTATAAAATGTCACTTAAATAGAATAAAGGAAATTTATAAACTTGTTAACTCCCATTTCATTTTTATGAGCTAGTCCATTGCATTCTATACacttttactgtatataaaacaaaaactagCTTTTACATATTATAAACGCTTATTAATTATTGTTAGGGATTTTGCATCAAATTTGACAGATAATGGACACAATGGCGTGTGGTACGAAAACGTGGTCCTTTTTGACTACGATCCGGTCCACAAGACCTGCCGCCATAGTTCTTCTGTCGACCCTTCTATCTGCCAGAGTATTACGCAACAGAACCACCACGTGTCTCCAGTAATGGAAAACAACACCACTCTAAACCACGCCCACGCCAAACACGATTACTTAATCTTGGTCTATTACGAAAGTTTCATCAACCTCCACTTCAGAACCAACGGTGAGCGAATCACCAATCTACAGCTGAGCGCATGTCAGACCACTGGCCACGGTAGAGTGGACATCTTGTTGAACAACCAACCAATCCAACAGTCGTACACCGGAACTGACGTATGGAACCTGAGGTGGCAAATCCATAACTTGGATTCACTGCACTTGAATAACACGCGGGAGTTCGATTTGAAAATCCAGAAAGACAGTGCTACTCACAGCTACGGCCACTATTGGATCAGCCGAATCAGAGTAGAAAGCACGATTGCACATCATGTTCATTAATGTTGCtcctaataaaaaacataaccATTCAATGATATGTTCAggcttttgattttaaagggTCGCTCATATAACACGGCATGTAAATAATTGGATGTTTCCATAactgttgaaaaataaaagactTGGATAGAGTAACATCAGTCGACATAGATCATACCTTTCGGTCATGGAAAAGCTGGATGATTACTGatcatttgatatcattttttttaaatataaaaactaaCTTCCTTACATCGAGGTATCTGACGGTTGATTTAGTTTTTAGTTAACTGTAGAGCTTCAAGTACTAATTATGTAAATTCCTGCATAATTGTAAATTTATAAGGATTTTTGATGATGTAAACTAAATACAATGAACAACTGTCTGGGGAGTATAGTAAAAACAAGTTaacaagaaaaaacaaaagAGAAACTTAATACGAatgaaatgtataatatatcacaaaattatcaaatacaGATCACAAGATAAATGAACAAGCATCACATTAAAGAATAAACATCATACAAAAGATTATCAAATATACACAAAGATTATAGAATAGTTATGATACATCAAACGATTTCGAATAAACATCATCAGAAATTGAACAAACAGTACAGGATGAAGAATATACAtcataaaacatttaatatacCCCCTCTACTCAAAACATTTCATATCTCGAGATTCCATAACAAACGTTTGTGTGACATTCTGACTTGTCTAGTAAGTAGTCAGAAGCCCGTGTTATTTACATGAAGTTCAAAGTGGTGGCCAGTTAAGATTTTGCCTTTATTTCGCTCCTTGTCTGAcggtcattttctttttcaattttttatctttgaatggGTTAGTCCATTTCCAACATGTAGAGAACGCTTTCGCGTAGATATCTTGTTTACGTTCTAAAATAAGCTTGCAACATCACGCGaagataaatatttgaaatgagGCGTGAACATACCGAATTtgattgtaaataaattaattggAAATCATCTTCAATAATTCGAAtgcatttgaattaaaattaaataatttgcaGAAAGTTCATAACGTATAAAACTTGATGAAAACCATGAACATTTCTGTCTTTAAGATCAGCTATTTATAATGCACATATAGCAGGAAACATAAAGAACAGCAGGAATTATCTCTTAGGTCAACGGCGATATATTATTTCTGCGAGTGTGATCTGTAATCGTTTAAAGATAATGAAGAAAGGTTAGGTGATATAAGGATTGTTTCGCTATGGCAAAGAAAAGTGAGTactatttattcattatttttcaaacatcccGCAGAAAAATTATGTGTTAAATCTTGTCAAATTTCACATTCAGGAAGTAAGCGtctgattatttttatttaattccacttctggtttttttttgtttatgttttgttttgtttttgtcatttgggactttctgggttttttttttttttggggggggggggggggtataacgTCAATAATTGATCAAGCATGTCTACGTCGTTATTTGCATAAAACGATGCATAAAACTACCATGTGAATAAATCGATTCATCACTGTCATAAACTAACAAACAAATTATTGACAGTTTCTCCGATCCCGATCCTTTGATTGAAAAACGGGGTAAAAACCGTTTTGCGAAATGTAGACTAGTTGACGggttatagaaatatatattgtaactaatcaatgtttaaaaagaaagtctgaggaaaaaatcaaaaattcagaaaaaaaactttcttaTATCCTTGTAggatatattatacatttttctactttattaattttagattaaaaattCCGATAAAACtactttttgtaatttgttttgttttgtgtttttggttttgtttggtttttgcCATAATTGTTCTGACAATATATTATTGAGGTACAGTATATCACTTCCActttacttttaatttattgatattttttgttccGGCAGTGTTCCGATTTCTTTTTGTGATTCTCCTTACTAGTATTGAAGAACTTCCGTTATGTTTTGGACAAACAGGTAATGTTATGCCATTTCATTTTTCGGAATAtattaatacataaaaaaaacatacgaGGATTAGAATTTCCAATTTTAAATTGAAGGGCAATGCAGTCTCTTGTGGGTGGGAGTAAACATATAACCCTAGCTTCCAGACCCTGTCCAGTTTTGACAAAACAACACGCCTACATCAGGGCTTATAcactacatgtactatgtaaATGATATATACTTAGTATATCATTTAGACATGTAATGAAGCAAACGAAATCTTAAATGCAAACACTCACCCTATGCATATCAAAATagttttacataatattttaccGGATTACatcaaataatcaaaatacatatcTTGCAagctttttttctgtttacgaAGCCAAGGACGTTTGTTTATAATTAGACATGTTCACGTATTCAATGCTACATAATGTGTTATCAGGACGTGTTTGCTTTTTGTGCTTTTGTACTTTGCAACCATTTTGTtcatatgtaaatatgttacgTCTGTTCATGTACCTCATGTATCATTTTATGGTTTTAAGTGaaataaactgaactgaactgaatTGTACTATCAGcttacataaaatattttattgtaataattGAGCGATTTTTTCATGATCAGAACCAATACGTCATTGCCTGCGGTGTACGGGAACGACGCAGACACAGCTGGATTCGTGCATTGGTCTAGTAGAATGCGGGGACGATAAGGAGGTAAAAATCTAGCTAGTATATGTAGTTAAGGGTACTTTTATAGAGATTTGttacatattaaattaaaaaaacccacattcaATCAGTTTATTCATTAACTATATCAATTAAGTTATCATTTTATAATTCTGTTGTTCATTTGTACTTACAATTAATCTGCTTAAATGCTGACCAGTTTGCACTGGTCGAGGAGCAGTCTGATCTTTGCTGTTACTGTCATACTCCCTGTGCTATTTgcatcattttttgaaattaaaatttaagaattgcaatctttttcagatattgatataaatgttaTTACCAGACATAATAGgatttatgggttttttttattgtttgtgttggggtttttttggtgtgtgtgtgtgtgtgtgtgtgtgtgtgtgtgtgtgtgtgtgtgtgtgtggggtttttttttttggggggggggggggttgttgttgttgttttcttttctcttttgtGGGGGTTGGGGAGTGGGGTGGTGTTTCATGTTATGGCTTTAAAGAGGCATGTTGTTGAATTGAGCTGATAATTAccacatttcatttttctttttacatttaGATTTATAATTTACCGGGGTATTtctaaaacaaagaattctggAAATGAGCACTGTTTCTCGCTCGAAACTGACTTTCAAATTATTGTCACAGATCAATAGAAATACCTTAATCtaacattattttgttaaaataaaacaaaactgtgAAAATTTCAATCTGAATTATTTCCATGCCCTGTTGATCATATGAGGATACAAATTACTAGCATTATAAACCTTACAGGACGGCCGTTGATAAGTCGATGAcgtcaaaatattgtttctgtcatttattttacaaaataactacGGAGTGAAATCCATAACTGACACTAGCGTTAGCTTTTTTAGTCTTCATTCAGACTAAACTTAAGGGGGTTCGGTAGTCGTCGCcgtttttatactgtatatacCGTCTATAGACGAAGAaccctttatacatgtaaagatttaagaaaatgtttcatttttaaatcgATATATTTGGATATTCCTTATCATTATATAAGTTATTATATTAGTTTATGGCCAAAAATAGTATGTCTAGAAGTTTAAGGCGGTTCTGGTGAATAATTTGTTGACGATTTAGCTTtcttaagatttgaagattgcAGGTAAAATCTAGATTAATATTTCCAAGCTCTATGCATTCGAACACAAATAGCTACTGTCATTAGCTTATCTGCGAATTATTTAACAGTGCTACTTAAACACAACAACTCTCAATGATGGAACGTGGATAAAGACATACGGATGCGCTAAGGTACGTATATTGACATGTACAAAAAGTAGTTTTAAACTACAAGATCTTGTCCTCTTATGCCGATAATATCAGATCATGGCAAAGACCGATTTTGTTATAAACGGCATATGCATGTGACCATAACACAAGGATTGAGGTCAACTTTCTTCTGAAAATATCGCGATTACTTCAGATACTTGTAGttaatattttcacaatttggtATTTGCACATCCaagaaatcaaattgtatgttCATAGGTTAAAAGATCtatatgatatatcataatCTCTTTTCTGTGTTTAAGAACTAGTATTTAGAAATTCTGATTGAAAGACAAATGGTTACGATTGATTGAAATGCTTTTGCAATTGTTTTAATGTACAATGCGTACAGTAGCATGGTTAGACAATATATGCATATATTGTTATCTTGATCATGTTAACTTTCTGTTGCATCATGAGCAGTATCATTAAAACACCGTACAACCCATGTTCAATTTTTGGTTCATAAAAGGAGAAGATAAGCAATGTTTAAATAAGTtacttgttattttttttcaatgatctAGAGATCCACCTGCGGTTCATTAGCGGGTCCCTTCGGGAAACGTGACCCAGCGTCAACGTCTGTGGAGTATTGTGGGAAAGAAATATGCAATATTGGTGAAGTATAAAAGCTAGTACTATGTCATTTTTCTTAATCATTCCCATGCCTTCTTTACAGAAATCGGGAGCATAGTGTTTTGCACCAtgatattttacatggaaaCAGTTTATGGCATGGCAGAATCTGCTTGTTCCCCCATACATGATAAATTTATAACAAtgcataacaatttttttttgaagacATCGGCCATTTCCAAGAGCCCCCAACTTCTCCATGCGGAGATCTTTCTGCTAGCGACTGTCGAGACCCTATGGCTTTGAAAACAATCTGTTCAGATTGCGAAACGGCCGAGTACTGCCGAAAATCGTGTGGACTGTGCCATGGTAAATGTTAAAGAGGATCcgatggttgtggccatttttagactaagTTAATCTCCCTAACATGAAAAGTTCTctataaagatataggaaagcaattcaaattttaaagcaaaaaaatgttattttacttGATAACAGTTTGTGGCCATAAGTATCGTTCTTTAAATTCTAATGTACATCTGATGTTATTTGTTGACTATGTAGCCTCCTCACATCGTCATATTATTACTGTGAACAAAGCAAGTCgattgtttattaatttatttgtatatcATTTGATGTTTATGAAGAACACGAGTACTAGGGCTATTAAAATTCCTGTATAATAGAGGggtgttacaacgcactttgaaaaattacgcacttcaaatttatttttaaaagtgcgttaattttgggaccaagtcaacacactttaataataattttttttcaaagtgcgttgatatcgtcgatatcaacgcactttgaaaaataatgtgcAGGGTTTAGTCAAAATAATTGAcacttttatatataataaatgattgttttatccTTGTTTAGCTTAatctgatttatttaaaaaagaacccaTTGCATTCTAAGCTAACgtgataaacagtttctagataagttttttttcattttcgttCTTTGGGAgatttgaattatccaaatatgaGATAAACTTCATCGCTTAGTaactgcattttcctttttttttgagTATGCAGTAAATTAACTTCCTATCTGGTATATTGGGCTATGCCAGAACGAATATTATTAATGTatattgataatggagatcaatcAATAACATAATTCAACTAGCTTATTGcatatgtatgtaaacaaacgtgATGTGAAAAAAGGATATTACGTAagttatgtttatcaaaaacaatatgatattttaGAAGATCAGTGCGAGAAAAAAACCACATTCTAATACTtacttttatgtttataataatttgtaaatgtatttttttttatattgaagtgatttatttgattagaatatGAAAAGAGggttaatgttgaaatatttttagattctttaacataccaaTGGAGAAATCGTTGTTTTGTCAGCTCGTTTTTTCGATATCACTGCATTTACTTAATTTACAACAGAGCATGTTTCTTTTTCCAATCTTAAATGTTGCTGAAAATCATATGCTTTGGAAGGGATAATGAGGGATAGGGGGATCTTCTTCCTCTAATCAATTACATGATGTACTGGTATTTGCACTGTATCTTTGGTTACTAGTATCCCCTACACCCCTCCCTATCCCCGTTATCAAATacggtaaattagattcactAGTGTTACTATCAGCAGATTAGAAATTCAGTAGGAGAATTTGTGAttgatacatattttttcaaagtgcgttaagagtctcgatactaaaaaatgttgatgtacattCTTAATGCACTTTgacaaattttttcaaagtgggttaacttggtccaaaattttacgcactttgaaaataattttcagtgcgtaattttttcaaagtgcattgcCACAAAGggaattaaattttacatagaataaaaGTAGCGTTTTCTATCAAACATTTTCTTACAATCCataccatacatgtacatactttaAGGACCCAGTGTTGGAGCTTAGAATACTAACTTAAAGTACACATGTTTTTCGTCACGTATGTGGATTAGGGATACACATCATTTACATATACGATTTATAATGTCGCCGATGTTAGAATTAATtatagtttgataaaaaaaa carries:
- the LOC128155440 gene encoding uncharacterized protein LOC128155440 produces the protein MDGISLLVLIGTLSGTVLADTDPILHCRSCKHVADGATPCVYVTECTSECYVSSSTPTSGVVTKDYGCAPRQTCLAPGTPIGRRQAKQALKTTFCKHEMCNTDVSRFQEPATEPCVDASPSECHDPTHLATMCSDCEYAQYCRKSCGLCQDNGHNGVWYENVVLFDYDPVHKTCRHSSSVDPSICQSITQQNHHVSPVMENNTTLNHAHAKHDYLILVYYESFINLHFRTNGERITNLQLSACQTTGHGRVDILLNNQPIQQSYTGTDVWNLRWQIHNLDSLHLNNTREFDLKIQKDSATHSYGHYWISRIRVESTIAHHVH